In Primulina huaijiensis isolate GDHJ02 chromosome 16, ASM1229523v2, whole genome shotgun sequence, a single genomic region encodes these proteins:
- the LOC140961469 gene encoding histone-lysine N-methyltransferase, H3 lysine-9 specific SUVH1-like produces MDQNLRTELNPHSGSVDKSKILHVKPSRCLVPVFPNPPGMSSVTTPQPSPFVCVPPSGPFPSGVHPFYPFLASNNSQQATFGATSQPGNLGFGSNIPAPIPLNSFRIPTPKANGNAAQRKRDLSGCANVEDVNSGKRKSRSRKRGAGKGDDFGVDSLVDSLLTSFKLKEFDDFRRSNGDKDTVETILLVFDLLRRKLTQLEESKDLVIAVTRRPDLKAANLLMSKGVRTNNGKRIGHVTGVEVGDIFFFRMELCVVGLHSPSMAGIDYMGVKIASDEEPVAVSIVSSGGYDDQGDDPDVLVYSGHGGVHRRDGQMFDQKLEKGNLALEKSLHRANDVRVLRGVKDAAGTTGKMYIYDGIYKIQESWAEKNQSGCNVFKYKLVRVPGQPEAYSLWKSIQQWKEGTVTRAGVILSDLASGAESQPVTLVNDIDGEKGPAHFIYSSSLRYSRPFSTSKAFMGCHCKGGCQPGDINCSCIQENGGVLPYTSSGVLLTDKSLIRECGQSCTCPPTCRNRISQAGLKVHLEVFKTKTRGWGLRSWDPIRAGGYICEYAGDIIQAPSSSDSDDNHIFYATRYYEPLEAVCYDSSSSTKSTFPLVISAKNSGNVARFMNHSCSPNVLWKPVLHESNSDSFLHIAFFAIRHIPPMQELTYNYGTVTPEKGDQGRKRCLCGSVKCKGFFY; encoded by the coding sequence ATGGATCAAAATTTGCGAACTGAGTTGAATCCTCACTCTGGTTCAGTTGATAAATCTAAAATCTTACATGTAAAGCCCTCGAGATGTCTTGTTCCTGTTTTCCCAAATCCACCAGGCATGTCTTCAGTTACTACTCCCCAACCTTCACCCTTTGTGTGTGTTCCACCCTCGGGTCCTTTCCCTTCTGGTGTTCATCCGTTTTACCCTTTTCTAGCTTCAAATAATTCACAGCAAGCAACATTTGGAGCCACTAGCCAACCGGGTAATTTGGGTTTTGGTAGCAACATACCGGCTCCCATACCACTTAATTCATTTAGAATCCCAACACCAAAAGCAAATGGGAATGCTGCTCAACGTAAGAGGGACTTGAGTGGGTGTGCTAATGTAGAAGATGTTAATTCTGGTAAAAGAAAGAGTCGGTCAAGGAAGAGAGGAGCTGGGAAGGGTGATGATTTTGGTGTTGACTCTCTAGTCGATAGCCTTTTGACTTCATTTAAGCTTAAGGAATTTGATGACTTTAGAAGATCTAACGGGGACAAGGATACTGTTGAAACCATACTattggtatttgatttgctgcGGAGAAAGCTTACACAACTTGAAGAATCAAAGGATTTGGTTATAGCAGTTACCAGACGTCCGGACCTGAAAGCTGCCAACCTTTTGATGAGTAAAGGGGTTCGCACAAACAATGGTAAGAGGATTGGGCATGTGACTGGTGTTGAAGTTGGTGATATCTTTTTCTTTAGAATGGAGCTGTGTGTTGTAGGGTTACATTCTCCAAGTATGGCTGGAATTGATTACATGGGCGTCAAAATTGCCTCAGATGAGGAACCCGTGGCTGTAAGCATCGTTTCATCTGGAGGATATGATGATCAAGGTGATGATCCGGACGTGCTAGTTTATAGTGGCCATGGGGGAGTGCATAGGAGAGACGGGCAGATGTTTGATCAGAAACTTGAAAAAGGGAATCTTGCTCTAGAAAAGAGTCTGCATCGTGCTAATGATGTGAGAGTCTTAAGGGGTGTGAAGGATGCAGCTGGTACAACCGGCAAGATGTATATCTATGATGGCATATACAAAATTCAGGAGTCATGGGCTGAGAAAAATCAGTCAGGGTGTAATGTTTTTAAGTATAAGTTGGTAAGAGTACCTGGTCAGCCAGAAGCTTATTCTTTGTGGAAATCAATTCAGCAATGGAAGGAAGGAACTGTTACCCGGGCTGGCGTTATTCTATCCGATTTAGCCTCAGGGGCAGAGAGTCAACCTGTCACTCTTGTGAACGATATTGATGGTGAAAAGGGACCTGCTCATTTCATCTATTCTTCTAGTCTCAGGTACTCGAGACCTTTTTCCACTTCCAAAGCTTTCATGGGCTGTCACTGCAAGGGTGGATGTCAACCAGGTGATATCAATTGTTCTTGCATTCAGGAAAATGGAGGCGTGCTCCCATATACTTCATCTGGGGTTCTTCTCACCGACAAATCCTTGATACGTGAATGCGGTCAATCCTGCACATGCCCTCCAACCTGCAGGAATCGCATTTCTCAAGCTGGTCTAAAGGTCCATCTTGAGGTTTTCAAGACAAAGACCCGGGGTTGGGGACTCAGATCTTGGGATCCAATCCGTGCAGGGGGTTATATTTGTGAGTATGCAGGCGATATCATCCAGGCACCTAGTTCTAGTGATTCTGATGACAATCACATTTTTTATGCTACCCGCTACTATGAGCCATTAGAAGCCGTTTGCTATGATTCTTCCAGTTCTACAAAATCCACATTTCCCCTTGTGATAAGTGCAAAGAACAGTGGAAATGTAGCACGTTTCATGAATCATAGCTGTTCGCCAAATGTGTTATGGAAGCCGGTTTTACATGAAAGTAACAGCGACTCGTTTCTACATATTGCCTTCTTTGCCATTCGACATATTCCACCAATGCAAGAGCTAACATATAACTATGGGACGGTTACACCTGAGAAAGGGGACCAGGGGAGGAAAAGGTGCTTGTGTGGATCTGTGAAGTGTAAGGGTTTCTTTTACTGA
- the LOC140961471 gene encoding magnesium-protoporphyrin IX monomethyl ester [oxidative] cyclase, chloroplastic, with the protein MAAEMALVKPISKFSTTIPRIGNPRLPNIRFDTIKMSSSTTSPPSNAATKKKSGKQTEIKESLLTPRFYTTDFDEMEQLFNTEINKNLNMDEFEALLQEFKTDFNQTHFVRNKEFKEAADKIQGPLRQIFVEFLERSCTAEFSGFLLYKELGRRLKKTNPIVAEIFSLMSRDEARHAGFLNKGLSDFNLALDLGFLTKARKYTFFKPKFIFYATYLSEKIGYWRYITIYRHLKENPEYQCYPIFKYFENWCQDENRHGDFFSALMKAQPQFLNDWKAKLWSRFFCLSVYVTMYLNDCQRTDFYEGIGLNTKEFDMHVIIETNRTTARIFPAVLDVENPEFKRKLDRIVEINEQILAIGEGDDIPLVKNLKRIPLVAALASELLAAYLMKPVESGSVDLAEFEPQLVY; encoded by the exons atggcaGCAGAAATGGCCTTGGTAAAGCCCATTTCAAAATTCAGCACCACCATACCAAGAATTGGGAATCCAAGACTTCCAAACATTAGGTTCGACACGATAAAAATGTCATCTTCGACCACTTCCCCCCCTTCAAATGCGGCCACAAAGAAGAAAAGCGGGAAGCAAACCGAGATAAAGGAGTCCCTTCTGACCCCAAGATTCTACACCACAGATTTCGATGAAATGGAGCAGCTTTTCAACACCGAAATCAACAAGAATCTGAACATGGACGAGTTTGAGGCTTTGCTGCAGGAGTTCAAGACTGATTTTAACCAGACACATTTTGTGAGGAATAAGGAGTTTAAGGAAGCTGCTGATAAGATACAGGGACCATTGAGGCAAATATTTGTGGAGTTCTTGGAGAGGTCTTGCACTGCTGAGTTCTCTGGCTTTCTTCTATATAAGGAACTTGGAAGGAGGCTCAAG AAAACCAATCCTATTGTAGCTGAGATTTTCTCTCTAATGTCAAGGGATGAAGCCCGGCATGCGGG GTTTTTAAACAAAGGTCTGTCTGACTTCAATTTGGCTTTGGACTTGGGATTCCTAACTAAAGCCAGAAAATACACCTTTTTCAAGCCTAAGTTCATTTTCTATGCTACCTATTTGTCTGAAAAGATTGGATACTGGAGATACATTACTATATATAGACATCTAAAGGAAAACCCCGAGTACCAGTGCTACCCGATATTCAAGTACTTTGAGAACTGGTGCCAGGATGAGAATCGTCACGGCGATTTCTTCTCTGCACTGATGAAGGCACAACCTCAGTTCCTCAATGACTGGAAGGCAAAGTTGTGGTCACGTTTCTTCTGTCTTTCG GTCTATGTGACGATGTATCTCAATGACTGCCAAAGAACAGATTTCTATGAGGGCATTGGACTCAACACTAAAGAATTCGATATGCATGTGATCATTGAG ACAAACCGTACGACTGCCAGGATTTTCCCGGCTGTATTGGACGTTGAGAATCCAGAATTCAAGAGGAAGTTAGACCGGATAGTGGAGATCAACGAGCAAATACTGGCTATAGGCGAGGGCGATGATATTCCATTAGTGAAGAACTTGAAGAGGATTCCCCTTGTTGCTGCTCTGGCTTCCGAGCTGCTCGCTGCTTATCTGATGAAACCTGTTGAATCTGGTTCAGTGGACTTGGCAGAATTTGAACCGCAGCTTGTTTACTAG